The proteins below are encoded in one region of Garra rufa chromosome 12, GarRuf1.0, whole genome shotgun sequence:
- the LOC141347273 gene encoding troponin T, cardiac muscle-like — MCYFLGLVEASGKQTPNPHHADGAEEPGEEGETKPKHKPFVPALVPPKIPDGEKVDFDDIHRKRMEKDLTELQTLIEAHFESRKKEEEELINLTQRIENRRSERAEQHRIRAEHDKERQNKLAEEKARKEEEEAKRKADDDAKKKKVLANFQFTGFMQRTEKRGGPRKQTEREKKKTILGERRKELNVETQSADKLRETANELWKWMRQLEAEKFEMQYRYVCQKYEITVLRNRVSDHQKNTKSSRSKRGLRK; from the exons atgtgttattttttagGGCTTGTAGAGGCCAGTGGGAAGCAAACACCCAATCCACATCATGCAG ATGGTGCGGAGGAACCTGGGGAAGAAG GAGAAACAAAACCAAAGCATAA ACCCTTTGTGCCAGCTTTGGTGCCTCCCAAGATTCCTGATGGAGAGAAAGTTGATTTTGAT GATATTCACCGCAAACGTATGGAGAAAGACCTGACGGAGCTGCAGACGCTCATCGAGGCTCACTTCGAGAGCAGAAAGAAAGAAGAAGAGGAGCTTATCAACCTCACCCAACGGATT GAGAACCGCAGGTCGGAACGAGCGGAGCAGCACCGGATCCGCGCAGAACACGACAAGGAGCGTCAAAACAAACTAGCC gAGGAAAAGGCACGGAAAGAGGAGGAAGAGGCTAAGAGAAAGGCAGATGATGACGCTAAGAAGAAAAAGGTTCTCGCAAACTTCCAGTTCACCGGATTCATGCAAAGG acagagaaGAGGGGTGGGCCTAGGAAGCAAACAGAGAGGGAGAAGAAGAAAACAATTCTTGGTGAACGTCGTAAGGAACTGAACGTCGAAACCCAGAGCGCAGATAAACTAAG AGAAACCGCGAACGAACTCTGGAAGTGGATGCGCCAACTCGAAGCCGAGAAGTTCGAGATGCAATACAGATACGTGTGCCAGAAATACGAG ATTACCGTCCTTAGGAATCGAGTCAGCGACCATCAGAAAAA TACCAAAAGCTCTAGGAGTAAGAGAGGACTGCGAAAATAA